The following is a genomic window from Alkaliphilus sp. B6464.
AAAATAGAAAACTTAGGAATTGGCTTTGGCACTCTTGCACCTTTTAATAACTCTATAATATTATTATTTTTAATTCTAAAGCTACTAATATAGTTAACTCCCTGAAATAATAAAAGAAAACTAAATATAGTAATAATTAGAGCTTTAATTGATACGATAAAAGGAATTTCTACATTTAATGCTATAATAGCACTTATTGCCATGAAGAATAGCTTTGAAAACAAAATACCAAAACCTAAACCCGTAGCAATAGATATTAATGACACTATCATATTTTCATATATAACATATCTTCGAACTTGAGATTTCGTCATACCGAACATAGATAAAAGCCCAAATTCCTTTTCCCTAGACTTTAAGAAACTAGAGCTTGAATAGGAGGTGAAGAAAATTGAAAATACAATTATTACAAATTCACATACTATTAGAGCATTAGTAGCTAAAGCGCCCTTTGTCCCCATATACTTTATGTCACTTACGGCAGGATTAAATATAAAGTTGGCAAAAATAAAGAATACCATAACTACTAATGTATTACTTAAATAATACATTACATATTTATGAAAGTTACCTTTCAGATTTTTGTAAGCAATACTACGCAATGTCATTATAGTTACCCCCTAACACTGAAAGAGAATCTAATATTTGCTTAAAAAATGCCTGTCTATTTGAACCCTTAACTATCTCTAAAAAGAACTTTCCATCTTTAATCATAATAATTCTGTCGCAAAAGCTTGCAGCAAATGGATCGTGGGTTACCATTGCGATAGTAGCTTTTTTAGTTTCATTTAATTTTCTTAAGGATTCCATAACGTCATTAGAAGCTTTTGAGTCTAAATTTCCTGTAGGCTCGTCAGCTAAAATAATAGAAGGATTATGAACTAATGCCCTTGCGCAAGCAGCCCTTTGTTGCTGTCCTCCTGATACCTCATAGGGTCTTTTTTCTAATATATCTACAATATTTAAAATTGAAGCTATATCCATTACTCTTTGATTAATCTCCTTAATCTTTAACTTATCCAACACTAAAGGAAGTATTATATTCTCCTTAATAGATAGTGTGTCTAATAGGTTAAAGTCTTGAAATATAAATCCTAACTCTCTTCTTCTAAATAAGGCTGACTCCTTTTCTCTTAACTTACTAGGATTAGTTCCATTAATAAACAATTCTCCAGATGAAGGAGTATCAATAGTTGCAAGAATATTTAAAAGTGTAGTTTTTCCACTACCGGAAGGTCCCATTACACCTACAAACTCCCCATCCTCTACAGACATATTAAATTTGTCTAATGCTTTAACAGTTAAACCACTCTTTTTATTTCCATAAACCTTAGTTAAGTTTTCTACCTTTAAGATTGACATAGTTTCTACCTCCGTTTTTTCTATAGTATAATAAAATATATTTTTAGATTATAAGGAACTTACACTCTCTTACTTTCTTCTTATATTATAAAAAAATAAGAGAAATCCTAGTATCGATTTCCCTTTCACAACTTATTATTATTCTTACAATTTTGAAAGAAACTTTTTAATAGTTGAAAGACTACATTTTAAATATACTTCCTCCACTATAAAATACTATAGAAAACTGTGTCCATTTTCCTTCCTCAGATTCTACAGTAATGCGATGGCCTAAATTAGAACATATTTTTTTAGCTAAATACATTCCCATACCCGTAGATTCTGAAAATTTCCTGCCATTTTCTCCTGTAAAAAACGGGTCAAAAACCCTTCTTAAATCATGCTGTGGAATACCTACACCCTCATCCATAATGGAAATAATATAACGATTATGTTCTTTCTTTGCTTTAATTATAATTGACTTATTATCCTTATTTATATCCTTTGAATATTTCATAGCATTATTTAAAATCTGATTAATAACAAATCGAAGCCATTTCCTATCGGTCTCAACTATTAATTCCTTTTCGCCTTCTAACTTAGGAAAAATATAATACCTAATTAATAGTCTTTTATTCTCATTAATAACCTCTCGAACTATATTTAAAACATCAACCTGTTCTACTTTAAAATCTAAATTAAACTGGCTTAATCTAGTGTTATACAGCATCATTTCAAGGCCCTGAGAGAGCTTTTGGTTTTCTTCCTCTATACTTTGTAAAGCTTCATTAAAATTCTTAGTATTTTTATCTTGTAGAAGTAAATTAATAACGGATACTGGAGTTTTCATTTGATGCACCCACTGATTCGTAAAATATATATACTGTCTTTGGTTCTCCTCATACTTATCCAGATAGTCTTTATAGTATTTATAATTACTCAACAAAATATCCCTATATATCAAATGTTCTCTACTACGTATTTCGCCTATTCCTAGCATATTTTCTATTCCATTACTAGAACTTTTAATGTTGTTTAAGCTCTTATAAAATGGTCGCTTTCTACTATAATCAATTATAAGAAAAAGTATCAAAAATACGGTAGATAAAATAAACGCATAACTAATATTCTCTATTGGATAATGACCCAAGGAAATTGTTAAACTTAAATGCATAACTAAAATAACAACAATAATGTTTATATAAAAGAACAAAATATATAATAGTTTATCCATTAAATATTTTTTAAAGTTCACCTACACACCTGCTTTCGAGAGCTTTCTATTAAATATCCCAATTAACTGTAATGGAATAACCCTGCCCCCTTTTTGTCTCTATAGCATTCCTAATTCCTAGTTCCTCTAATCTTTTTCTAACCCTAGTAATGTTAACAGATAAAGTATTATCATCAACAAAATCTACATCATCCCATAATATTTCTAAAAGTTCATCCCTTGAAATAATAGTATTAGGCTTCTTAAGCAAAGAATGTATTAAAAGAAATTCCTTTTTACTTAGCTCTATTTTAATCTCATTAAACTCTAAGGTGTTTTGATTAATGTTTAGATACAAGCCTTTTACTTCATATACCTCACTATTATTGTTCTCCGAATATTCCCCATAAACTCGTCTTAATGCACTTTTAATTTTTGCAATTAAGACATCATAGGAAAATGGCTTTGTAATATAGTCATCTCCGCCATTTTCAATTGCCATAACTTGATCCATATCAGAACTTCTTGCAGATATAAATATAATAGGTGCCTTAGAAATAGTTCTAATATCTCTACACCAATAAAAACCATCATAAAATGGAAGGTTAATATCCATTAAAACAATATGGGGATTATGTTTTATAAACTCACTCTTAATATTAGAATAATCTTCAACTATATATGCCTTGTAGCCATATCTCTCTACATGACTTTGAATTAAACTAGCTATCTTTTTGTCATCTTCTACTATCATAACATGATACATAGTCTATCTCACAACCTTAACCTTACTAATATTTTTACTATTTAACTTCGACATATTTAACGCTATTACTACACCATTTAACATATTTTTGAAAATCGTCATAGCTTATAGTTACACTGGCAGTATTAATATTGGGATGAAATGTAATCTTTTCCCTTGTGGATAGATCCTTATCAATTAATAATTCTACTTCTTTATTTTCATCATTAATTAGTCCGAATGGTCAAACTGAACCTGGTTCAAGCCCTAAATATTTTTCCATTCTCTCTGGAGATGCAAAGCTTAATCTTGTGCTTTCAATCTGCTTCGCTAAATCTTTAGTGCTTGACTTTTTATGACTTTCAATTACAACTAAATAGTGTTTATCTCCCTTAGAATTACGTAAAAATAAGTTTTTACAATGGGCAATATTATCACCCTTTATATCGTATTCTTCTATTTCTGCAATAGTACTTACGGCCGGATGTGTATATCTATCATAAGGAATGTTTAACATATCTAAAGTTTCATATACCTTTTTTTCTTTTGTATCCATAATTATTTACCTCCTAAACAAATCTGTTCTATTAATTGCTTTTTCCTAATTTATAATCCTTCTTGAAGTAAGTCGCATATCTCCAAACCCACTCTAAAGGCCCCGTACTATGCTTAGAAAGCCACCACTTACTAAACTTAATCTGTATTATATAAAACAGTGGACAGTATAAAACACTTACCCATAGTGGAATTATTGCCGTGTTTTTAAATAATATAGAAAAAATAACAGCAGTAGAAATAGTTTGCCCTATATAGTTTGTTAATGCCATTTTACCAACATAGCTAAACGGTTTCAACATATTTTGACATTTCTCTTTTCTAAGAAGCAATAATATTGTGGAAATATAGAAGATAGCCATTGTCTTGCCACTTAACCAAACGAAGAAATACGAACTTTGAAGCTGATAGTCTGTTGAATTTAAATATAGATTAACCATTGGTATAAATAATACAAATGATAATATCAATGAAAATACAGAAAGACCCACTTCAAATGAGTCTTTCTTCATTAAATATTATACTCTAAACTTAGAAATGGATTCCAATAAACCTTCTGCACCTTTTTTTATATCCCAAATTTGATTAACAATTTCATTTGATCTATGCATAACATCAGAGTTTCTTTGGGCAATATTGGTGGTACCTTCTGCACCTTCATTAGTAGCCATAGTTACCTCATTAATAGCTGTCAACATAGATTGGATAGATAGTAAGAAATGTTCTGCTGTCACATCAAAGTTATATAATAATTCTTCAATATAGGCAGCATCTTTACTATATTGTTCTCCTGTTTCTGCTAAAACTCCATAGTCTTTAATAACCTGTTCGTCCATAAACTCTAATATTTGCTTTGAGCTTTCTACTAGATTATCAACAGCAGTTAAAACTACATCTGTAGTATCTTGAATCTCTGTAACGGCTTTTTCAGAGTCTTCTGCAAGCTTTCTAATTTCATCAGCTACTACTGCAAATCCTTTTCCAGCCTCTCCAGCTCTAGCTGCTTCAATAGCTGCATTTAATGCTAAAAGATTAGTTTGTGATGTTATCATTAAAATAGCATCCGAAAGCACTCTTATTTCATCAATGGCTCTAGAATCCGAAATAGCTTTTAGTAGTTTTTCCTGTGTGCCTACATACATATCATTTGCTGTTTTGGAAGAAGTTATAGCATTTTGCTTTAGCTCATTGGCCCTATTACTTATTTCCTTAGCAGATATAAGTCCATCTTCTACTTGTCTTGTCATAGTTTGTATAGCATTTTCAATCTCCATAGAAGTTGCGCTCATCTCCTCCATGGATGCAGCTGTCTGCTCCATACCTGCTGAGATTTGCTCTGTTGTAGCAGATACTTCTTCGATACTTCCATTTAATTCGTAAATATTTTTTTCTGCATTGTTAAACACATCTATAATATTGTTTGTTTCATCTACTACTTTTGTAATAACATTTCGTTGAGATTCTATCATTTGATTAAAGCCACTTGCTAATTTGCTAATCTCATCATTTGAAAATGTTTTAGCCCTAACTGTTA
Proteins encoded in this region:
- a CDS encoding ABC transporter ATP-binding protein; this translates as MSILKVENLTKVYGNKKSGLTVKALDKFNMSVEDGEFVGVMGPSGSGKTTLLNILATIDTPSSGELFINGTNPSKLREKESALFRRRELGFIFQDFNLLDTLSIKENIILPLVLDKLKIKEINQRVMDIASILNIVDILEKRPYEVSGGQQQRAACARALVHNPSIILADEPTGNLDSKASNDVMESLRKLNETKKATIAMVTHDPFAASFCDRIIMIKDGKFFLEIVKGSNRQAFFKQILDSLSVLGGNYNDIA
- a CDS encoding sensor histidine kinase, producing the protein MNFKKYLMDKLLYILFFYINIIVVILVMHLSLTISLGHYPIENISYAFILSTVFLILFLIIDYSRKRPFYKSLNNIKSSSNGIENMLGIGEIRSREHLIYRDILLSNYKYYKDYLDKYEENQRQYIYFTNQWVHQMKTPVSVINLLLQDKNTKNFNEALQSIEEENQKLSQGLEMMLYNTRLSQFNLDFKVEQVDVLNIVREVINENKRLLIRYYIFPKLEGEKELIVETDRKWLRFVINQILNNAMKYSKDINKDNKSIIIKAKKEHNRYIISIMDEGVGIPQHDLRRVFDPFFTGENGRKFSESTGMGMYLAKKICSNLGHRITVESEEGKWTQFSIVFYSGGSIFKM
- a CDS encoding response regulator transcription factor, with the translated sequence MIVEDDKKIASLIQSHVERYGYKAYIVEDYSNIKSEFIKHNPHIVLMDINLPFYDGFYWCRDIRTISKAPIIFISARSSDMDQVMAIENGGDDYITKPFSYDVLIAKIKSALRRVYGEYSENNNSEVYEVKGLYLNINQNTLEFNEIKIELSKKEFLLIHSLLKKPNTIISRDELLEILWDDVDFVDDNTLSVNITRVRKRLEELGIRNAIETKRGQGYSITVNWDI
- a CDS encoding DUF418 domain-containing protein, which gives rise to MKKDSFEVGLSVFSLILSFVLFIPMVNLYLNSTDYQLQSSYFFVWLSGKTMAIFYISTILLLLRKEKCQNMLKPFSYVGKMALTNYIGQTISTAVIFSILFKNTAIIPLWVSVLYCPLFYIIQIKFSKWWLSKHSTGPLEWVWRYATYFKKDYKLGKSN